The Planococcus halocryophilus nucleotide sequence ACGTTCGATTGTAAAATGGGACAATGCAAAAAGTGATAAAAAAATCGGTCGTCTTCAAAAAATTGCGAAAGAAGCGGCTGAGCAATCGCATAGAACGCATCTTCCTGAAATTCACAACATCCATAGCTTTAAGCAATTATTAAGTAAAGCGGAAGCGTATGACGCAGTCATTGTAGCTTATGAAGAAGAGGCAAGACAAGGCGTCAGAACACGGTTTGCTGAAATTATAAAATCATTGTATGATAAAGATTCAGTGTTACTTGTTTTTGGTCCTGAAGGTGGAATTTCTGATGCTGAAGTCCAGGCGCTGAAAAACTTTGGCGCTATTTTTACTTCTCTTGGGCCACGAATTCTGCGGACCGAAACCGCTCCTTTGTATGCACTGTCAGCTATTTCCTACGAGTTCGAATAAGTTTCCTGTAGGGAATGAGCTGGGAAAACAAACGACTTCTATATAGAATGGGGATTTTTAAAAATGACAAACATTGCATCTTATATCGACCATACTTTATTAAAACCTGAATCAACAGAAAGCCAAGTTGTTCAGCTATGCAAAGAAGCAGCAGAATACAATTTCGCTTCTGTTTGCGTAAATCCAACTTGGGTTGAAAAAGCAGCTGCAGAATTAACAAATAGTGAAGTGAAAGTTTGTACAGTTATTGGCTTCCCATTAGGAGCTTCTACGCCTGAGACAAAAGCTTTTGAAACAACGGATGCTATTTCTAAAGGCGCTGGTGAAATTGATATGGTTTTAAACATTGGCGCATTAAAGAGCGGCAATACAGATCACGTGAAAAAAGATATTGAAGCAGTTGTCAATGCAGCTAAAGGCAAAGCAATCGTCAAAGTAATTCTTGAGACGTGCTTGTTAACGGACGAAGAAAAAGTAACCGCTTCCCAATTATCTAAAGAAGCTGGAGCGGATTTTGTTAAAACTTCTACTGGCTTCTCAACAGGTGGAGCGACAGTTGAAGATGTGAAATTGATGCGTCAAACAGTTGGTCCAGATATGGGTATTAAAGCATCAGGTGGCGTACGTAGCTTAGAAGATGTAGAAGCAATGATCGAAGCAGGAGCTACGCGTATTGGCGCAAGTTCTGGCGTTAAAATCATGCAAGGCTTAACTTCTGATTCTGATTATTAACTATTGACCTTTCATCTAGAATACGATATAATTTTTGAGTATATAACACTTGTTGCTCTTCGCTTCAACGTGTGTTCGGAGGGAGGGAAAAAGAGATGTCAAAAACTACAGTTCGTAAAAACGAATCGATTGAAGATGCTCTTCGCCGCTTCAAACGCACTGTTTCTAAATCTGGAACAATGCAAGAGGTAAGAAAGCGCGAGTACTATGATAAGCCGAGCGTGAAACGTAAACTAAAATCAGAAGCTGCGCGTAAACGTAAATTTTAATTGACTTTAAGAAGCATATAGACTTTTAAAAAATATGAACGACCAGCGAAAACCGCCAACACAATCTTGTGTTGGCGGTTTTTCTAATTGTCACATAAGTAAGCGCATTCTTTCGTTATTGCAGAAGATTTCCTCTATAATATAAGTATAGTAAATTGAAACTTCTTCACAGTTCAACCGTATATATGGTGCAGAAGAAATTTGAAATGCGAAAGGAGAGATCCTGTTGAGCAAAGTCAAAGTCTTTATGGGTTTTGGACTTTTGCTATTATCGTTTCTACTTGTGCTCCCAACTATCCAGGCGGATACTTCGACGGTGTACGTTATTCCAATCGAAGATGAAGTTGAAAGAGGATTGCAGGCTTTTATCGAACGGGGGATTGAAGAAGCGGAAGATGCTGGAGCCGAAGCCATCATATTTGAAATAGATACACCGGGTGGATTTGTAGATGCAGCAGATGGCATTGCTCGTCTGTTAGACAAAACAGATTTAGAAACACTGGCTTTTGTTAATCAAGACGCTTTGTCTGCTGGTGCGTTTCTTGCTTTGCATAATGACGAAATTTACATGCATCCTAACGGGCGCATGGGAGCGGCACAAGTAATAAATCAGTCAGGGAATGCAGCGGCTGATAAAGCAAATAGTGCTTGGTTGTCCTCAATGAAAAGTGCAGCACAAACAGTTGACCGAGATCCCCAGTATGCCTTGGCCATGGCCGATGCATCAATAGATCTTCCAGAAGTGGGCGCAGCTAAAGGTAAATTATTAACTTTAGATGCGAAAGAAGCTGAGCAAGTAGGATATTCAGAAGGAACCGTTAGTTCGTTAAGTGAGCTTTTAGCGTTAAAGGGCTTTCAGGACGCAACAATTGTTACAATTGACGAAACGTTTTCGGAAAGTCTAGCTCGCTTTTTAACGAATCCGTTTATCGTGCCGATTCTTTTATCATTTGCAGGACTTGGCTTGTTACTTGAGCTATTCACGCCAGGAGTCGGAGTTCCAGGGTTTATCGGAATGGTATTTTTACTGTTGTTTTTTTATGGTCACTTAGTGGCCGGCTTAGCAGGTTACGAATCCATCATTTTATTGATTATTGGTTTCGGACTTTTAGTAGCTGAGTTTATCATACCGGGTGGTGTGGCTGGATTTTTAGGAGTTGCGGCTATTCTCGGTAGTATCTTATTGGCGGGAGGAGACTTGAAAACCACCGCCATAGCAGTACTTATAGCAATGGTAGTAGCAACAGTAGGGATGGTGATCGTAGTGAAGTTTTTTGGTAAACGACTGAGTTTGTTCAAACGCATTATTTTGACGGACGCCACCGATACGGCAAGTGGTTATGTATCGACTACAAACCGTCCAGAACTTGTCGGTAAAATTGCACGAACACTGACTGCATTGCGTCCATCAGGTACAATTCAGCTAGACGATGAGCGAATCGATGCTGTCTCTGAGGGAAGATTTATAGACAGTGGCAAAAATGTTAAGATTATCAAGGTAGAAGGTTCACGAATCGTAGTTCGTGAGCTGGATAAACAAGAGGAGGAATAAGAGAATGGGACTTGAAACAATTGGTCTAGGCGCAGCAATCATTGGTATTATCGTTATTTTGGCAATATTCTTTACGTTCGTTCCGATTACGTTATGGATTTCAGCATTAGCTGCAGGCGTAAGAATCAGTATCTTTACACTAATAGGGATGAGATTACGTCGTGTTATTCCATCGCGTATTGTTAACCCGTTAATCAAAGCTTCAAAAGCGGGATTAACGGTAACTATTAATCAATTGGAGAGTCATTACTTAGCAGGTGGTAACGTTGATCGTGTTGTTAACGCATTAATCGCGGCTCACCGTGCCAATATCGAATTGCCATTTGAACGCGCAGCGGCGATTGACCTAGCAGGTCGTGACGTGCTAGAAGCTGTTCAAATGTCGGTAAACCCGAAAGTGATTGAAACACCATTTATCGCCGGTGTGGCAATGGACGGGATCGAAGTAAAAGCAAAAGCGCGTATTACAGTTCGCGCAAATATCGACCGTTTAGTCGGTGGTGCTGGGGAAGAAACAATTGTTGCCCGTGTTGGTGAAGGGATTGTTTCGACACTTGGTTCAAGCACAAGCCATAAAAAAGTTCTTGAAAACCCAGATCTAATTTCTCAAACAGTTTTATCGAAAGGTCTTGATTCCGGTACAGCGTTTGAAATTCTGTCTATCGATATTGCAGACGTTGATATCGGTAAAAACATTGGAGCGGAACTACAAACAGAACAAGCAGAAGCAGATAAGAAAATTGCTCAAGCAAAAGCTGAAGAGCGCCGCGCGATGGCTGTTGCAAGCGAACAAGAAATGAAAGCAAAAGTTGTGGAAATGAGAGCGAAAGTTGTAGAAGCAGAAGCAGAAGTACCACTTGCAATGTCTGAAGCCCTTCGCAACGGGAATATTGGCGTTATGGATTACGTGAACTACAAAAATATCCAAGCTGATACAAGTATGCGCGATTCTATTTCAAAAACCAGCACGGATAAATCCGACAACAAATAATGGGCGTTAGCCATAAGGGAGGTTTGTCGTGTGGAAGCTCTCATATTTGGACTTGTCATCATGGCGGTAAGTGCTTTTTTTAATAAAAACAAAAAAGATTCCAATAAAAGAGATGCTCCGGTAAAGCCCTTTTCGACAACTACATCAACTACGAGAGAAAGTCGTTCTGCGCAAACCCGGTTCAAACGAGTAGAAGATTATGCAAAGGAACTTTATGGTGAACTGCAAAATCAAAAAGCTCAAGGGTCTGATCGTTTAGAAGAGGCAAAGCAAAAAGCGGTAGAAGTTGTGGATCGAACGCCTCTTCGCGAAGCGCGTCAAGAAGTAGAGCGTCGCGTTACATCTAGTAATACACAAAGTCGTACATCACTAAGCCAATCAAGATCAATCCGCAATCAACCTGCAGTTCCTAAAGTAGAGAAAACTTCTGATGAATTATTGCCACTTAGCGATGAGGACGTCAGAAAAGGAATTATCATGGCGGAAATTTTAATGCCGCCAAAGTCAAAGCGCTAATGAAAATCAGTCAGTGAAAACTGGCTGATTTTTAGTATCCATATTTTTATTATGTAAACTAAAAAAAATAAGCGGAATTTTCTCTGCTGATAAAATAGAATTATTAGGATATTTAGGTAAAAGGTAAATTTTTCACGTTAAAGGTGCACAGAACAAATATTTTACAAGTGATTATCTTTAATGATAGAGTGAAATTAGCAGTAAATACTCGATCCTAAGGAGCGTCCACATGACAGAAAATAACCTACTAGAATTACATGTGAAAGACCCAAATGAAGCGGTACAGCTGCTCGGGATATCAGATAGCCATTTAACATTAATCGAAGAAGCTTTTAACATTCAAATTATCACCCGTGGAGAAGTCATTAAATTAGCTGGTTCTGAGGCAGACAAACAAACGGGGAAATTATTAATAGAACAATTATTGCGGGTTATCCGCAAAAACATCAATATTGATCAGCGCGATATCGTCTCAGCAATTGAGATGGCTAAAAATGGTACAATC carries:
- a CDS encoding 16S rRNA (uracil(1498)-N(3))-methyltransferase, coding for MQRYFIEGEIPENRIVAITGDDAKHIAKVMRQTVGGNLIVVIEDQAYQAEIVSADFDVEVEIRNRIEVQVELPKKVTIACGLPKGDKLDLITQKATELGMYALLPFSAERSIVKWDNAKSDKKIGRLQKIAKEAAEQSHRTHLPEIHNIHSFKQLLSKAEAYDAVIVAYEEEARQGVRTRFAEIIKSLYDKDSVLLVFGPEGGISDAEVQALKNFGAIFTSLGPRILRTETAPLYALSAISYEFE
- the deoC gene encoding deoxyribose-phosphate aldolase is translated as MTNIASYIDHTLLKPESTESQVVQLCKEAAEYNFASVCVNPTWVEKAAAELTNSEVKVCTVIGFPLGASTPETKAFETTDAISKGAGEIDMVLNIGALKSGNTDHVKKDIEAVVNAAKGKAIVKVILETCLLTDEEKVTASQLSKEAGADFVKTSTGFSTGGATVEDVKLMRQTVGPDMGIKASGGVRSLEDVEAMIEAGATRIGASSGVKIMQGLTSDSDY
- the rpsU gene encoding 30S ribosomal protein S21, whose amino-acid sequence is MSKTTVRKNESIEDALRRFKRTVSKSGTMQEVRKREYYDKPSVKRKLKSEAARKRKF
- a CDS encoding NfeD family protein, producing MSKVKVFMGFGLLLLSFLLVLPTIQADTSTVYVIPIEDEVERGLQAFIERGIEEAEDAGAEAIIFEIDTPGGFVDAADGIARLLDKTDLETLAFVNQDALSAGAFLALHNDEIYMHPNGRMGAAQVINQSGNAAADKANSAWLSSMKSAAQTVDRDPQYALAMADASIDLPEVGAAKGKLLTLDAKEAEQVGYSEGTVSSLSELLALKGFQDATIVTIDETFSESLARFLTNPFIVPILLSFAGLGLLLELFTPGVGVPGFIGMVFLLLFFYGHLVAGLAGYESIILLIIGFGLLVAEFIIPGGVAGFLGVAAILGSILLAGGDLKTTAIAVLIAMVVATVGMVIVVKFFGKRLSLFKRIILTDATDTASGYVSTTNRPELVGKIARTLTALRPSGTIQLDDERIDAVSEGRFIDSGKNVKIIKVEGSRIVVRELDKQEEE
- the floA gene encoding flotillin-like protein FloA (flotillin-like protein involved in membrane lipid rafts); the protein is MGLETIGLGAAIIGIIVILAIFFTFVPITLWISALAAGVRISIFTLIGMRLRRVIPSRIVNPLIKASKAGLTVTINQLESHYLAGGNVDRVVNALIAAHRANIELPFERAAAIDLAGRDVLEAVQMSVNPKVIETPFIAGVAMDGIEVKAKARITVRANIDRLVGGAGEETIVARVGEGIVSTLGSSTSHKKVLENPDLISQTVLSKGLDSGTAFEILSIDIADVDIGKNIGAELQTEQAEADKKIAQAKAEERRAMAVASEQEMKAKVVEMRAKVVEAEAEVPLAMSEALRNGNIGVMDYVNYKNIQADTSMRDSISKTSTDKSDNK